One Cucurbita pepo subsp. pepo cultivar mu-cu-16 chromosome LG07, ASM280686v2, whole genome shotgun sequence genomic region harbors:
- the LOC111799082 gene encoding probable pectinesterase/pectinesterase inhibitor 39 has protein sequence MAFQHVMFFTLSILLLHFLKFSNTFDFNSTVSLDGTGNFVKISDAIVAAPNFTTTRFYIHIKPGIYNEHIEVPFQKTFISLIGDNASTTIIVDNRSKATGFSTANSATLTVNGANFMAKFLTFQNSAGPKMGQAVAVLDQAKHTAYYKCVFLGYQDTLYAAAVPQFFKECDIYGTVDFIFGNGLVVFQDCNIYARLVDIHTTVTAQSKANLDEQSGFVFQNCTVTVSPEIASSRDKVLVFLGRPWRAYSMVAFVESFLDNVVQPKGWLEWLGVPVNLLYYGEYNNRGGGANTSQRVDWPGFHVLHSLTEVANFTVENFINGTTWLPETTIPFRAGL, from the exons ATGGCATTCCAACATGTTATGTTCTTCACACTCTCCATCTtacttcttcattttcttaaattttctaatacCTTTGACTTCAATTCCACAGTTTCCTTAGACGGTACGGGAAACTTCGTTAAAATCAGTGACGCCATAGTCGCTGCACCGAACTTCACCACCACCAGATTTTACATTCACATCAAACCCGGAATCTATAACGAACATATCGAAGTTCCATTTCAAAAAACATTCATTTCGTTGATCGGAGACAACGCTTCTACAACAATCATCGTTGATAATCGAAGCAAAGCCACTGGATTCTCCACTGCAAATTCAGCTACTCTAA CTGTAAATGGAGCAAACTTCATGGCTAAGTTCCTCACATTTCAAAACTCTGCCGGACCAAAAATGGGTCAAGCTGTGGCTGTTCTTGATCAAGCTAAACACACAGCTTACTATAAATGCGTGTTCTTGGGGTATCAAGACACTCTCTATGCTGCAGCCGTACCCCAATTCTTCAAAGAGTGTGATATCTACGGCACAGTTGACTTCATTTTCGGAAATGGGCTCGTTGTATTCCAAGATTGTAACATATACGCTAGATTAGTAGATATCCACACCACGGTGACTGCACAATCCAAAGCCAATTTAGACGAACAAAGCGGGTTCGTCTTTCAAAATTGCACCGTGACGGTGTCGCCGGAGATAGCATCGAGTAGGGATAAGGTATTAGTGTTTCTTGGACGGCCTTGGAGAGCATATTCAATGGTGGCTTTCGTTGAGTCATTTCTTGACAATGTTGTTCAGCCTAAAGGATGGTTAGAGTGGTTGGGAGTGCCGGTGAACCTATTGTATTATGGTGAATACAATAATAGGGGTGGAGGAGCTAACACTTCACAAAGAGTGGATTGGCCTGGTTTCCATGTACTCCATAGTTTAACGGAGGTTGCTAATTTTACGGTCGAGAATTTTATTAATGGAACTACATGGTTGCCAGAAACAACCATACCCTTCAGAGCGGGTTTGTAG
- the LOC111798967 gene encoding protein GDAP2 homolog isoform X1 has translation MYRTVATSAATTTATTTTDSVDYVVNLDQIPRWSDAEHRSSLEFVNEDPSFSNSYFPDPLTSPSDAEGGNYGVVSRFPVDHEINSKIYLWRGNPWNLEVDAVVNSTNENLDEAHSSPGLHAAAGPGLSEECGTLGGCRTGMAKVTNAYDLPARKVMHTVGPKYAVKYHTAAENALSHCYRSCLELLIENGLQSIAMGCIYTEGKNYPREPAAHVAIRTVRRLIEKQKGKIKAVVFCTTSSIDTEIYKRLLPLYFPRDKHEEEVALSKLPADVGDENGETIIDERKIRINTLPKKNVLKPPQVPDDPPVSHVRLTQRNPSYLDSYLDPAFMALIKDPDQRRKEQWEKTAQAQTGWNYGRILGFGELGGAPLSAAEEYSLHSRYLAKANSLNLSEIGEMKIVYRGGVDSEGRPVMVVVGAHFLLRCLDLERFVLYVVKEFEPLIQRPYTIVYFHSAASLQPRPDMGWMKRLQQILGRKHQRNLQAIYVLHPTFGLKAAVFAMQLLVDNAVWNKVVYIDRLLQLFKYVPREQLTIPDFVFQHDLEVNGGKGLIVDPRTKYVYHRP, from the exons ATGTACAGGACAGTGGCTACATCTGCGGCCACAACcacagcaacaacaacaacagatAGCGTTGATTATGTTgtaaatttggatcaaattccACGGTGGAGTGATGCAGAACATAGGTCTTCATTGGAGTTCGTCAACGAAGATCCTTCCTTCTCTAATTCGTATTTTCCTGATCCTCTGACGTCTCCATCTGACGCGGAGGGTGGTAATTATGGAGTGGTTTCGAGATTTCCCGTCGATCATGAAATTAATTCCAAAATATATCTGTGGCGGGGGAATCCTTGGAATCTCGAGGTAGATGCTGTCGTGAATTCTACAAACGAG AACTTGGATGAAGCACACAGTAGCCCTGGTTTGCATGCTGCAGCAGGACCTGGTCTATCAGAAGAATGTGGAACACTT GGTGGTTGTCGCACAGGAATGGCAAAAGTCACTAATGCTTATGACCTTCCTGCTAG GAAGGTAATGCATACTGTAGGTCCAAAATATGCTGTCAAATACCATACTGCTGCAGAGAATGCTCTGAGTCATTGCTACCGTTCTTGCCTTGAACTTCTCATCGAAAATGGGCTTCAGAG CATTGCTATGGGTTGTATATATACAGAGGGAAAAAACTATCCTCGTGAACCTGCTGCACACGTAGCAATAA GAACTGTGCGTCGTTTGATTGAGAAGCAGAAAGGTAAAATTAAAGCTGTTGTCTTTTGTACAACATCATCAATCGATACTGAGATATACAAAAG GTTGCTTCCTCTGTACTTTCCCCGTGATAAACACGAAGAAGAAGTTGCATTGTCAAAGCTTCCTGCAGATGTTGGAGATGAGAATGGTGAGACTATTATAGATGAGCGGAAAATCAGGATAAACACTTTGCCCAAAAAGAATGTTCTGAAACCTCCCCAAGTTCCCGATGATCCTCCTGTCAGTCATGTAAGGTTGACACAGAG GAACCCATCATATTTGGATTCATACCTGGATCCTgctttcatggctttaatCAAAGATCCAGATCAAAGACGCAAGGAACAATGGGAAAAAACTGCCCAGGCTCAGACTGGATGGAATTATGGTAGAATACTTGGATTTGGTGAACTTGGTGGAGCTCCTTTATCTGCTGCTGAAGAATACTCACTTCATTCAAGATACCTTGCTAAAGCAAATTCTCTTAATCTCTCTGAAATTGGGGAGATGAAAATTGT TTACCGTGGTGGAGTTGATAGCGAGGGTCGCCCTGTTATGGTCGTTGTGGGAGCACATTTTCTACTGCGTTGTCTCGACCTTGAGCGATTTGTGCTCTATGTTGTAAAG GAATTTGAGCCATTAATTCAGAGGCCTTACACCATTGTGTACTTCCACTCAGCAGCTTCTTTACAGCC TCGGCCCGACATGGGATGGATGAAGAGATTGCAGCAGATTCTTGGCCGAAAACACCAGCGTAACCTCCAG GCAATATATGTTCTTCACCCGACTTTCGGATTGAAAGCTGCAGTATTTGCCATGCAATTGCTTGTGGATAACGCG GTATGGAACAAGGTTGTGTATATCGATCGACTACTGCAGCTGTTCAAATATGTTCCACGAGAGCAGTTGACCATCCCGGACTTCGTATTTCA GCACGACTTAGAAGTAAATGGAGGGAAGGGCCTAATTGTGgaccctcgaacaaaatacgtATATCATCGACCTTAA
- the LOC111798967 gene encoding ganglioside-induced differentiation-associated protein 2-like isoform X2, whose protein sequence is MYRTVATSAATTTATTTTDSVDYVVNLDQIPRWSDAEHRSSLEFVNEDPSFSNSYFPDPLTSPSDAEGGNYGVVSRFPVDHEINSKIYLWRGNPWNLEVDAVVNSTNENLDEAHSSPGLHAAAGPGLSEECGTLGGCRTGMAKVTNAYDLPARKVMHTVGPKYAVKYHTAAENALSHCYRSCLELLIENGLQSIAMGCIYTEGKNYPREPAAHVAIRTVRRLIEKQKGKIKAVVFCTTSSIDTEIYKRLLPLYFPRDKHEEEVALSKLPADVGDENGETIIDERKIRINTLPKKNVLKPPQVPDDPPVSHVRLTQSYRGGVDSEGRPVMVVVGAHFLLRCLDLERFVLYVVKEFEPLIQRPYTIVYFHSAASLQPRPDMGWMKRLQQILGRKHQRNLQAIYVLHPTFGLKAAVFAMQLLVDNAVWNKVVYIDRLLQLFKYVPREQLTIPDFVFQHDLEVNGGKGLIVDPRTKYVYHRP, encoded by the exons ATGTACAGGACAGTGGCTACATCTGCGGCCACAACcacagcaacaacaacaacagatAGCGTTGATTATGTTgtaaatttggatcaaattccACGGTGGAGTGATGCAGAACATAGGTCTTCATTGGAGTTCGTCAACGAAGATCCTTCCTTCTCTAATTCGTATTTTCCTGATCCTCTGACGTCTCCATCTGACGCGGAGGGTGGTAATTATGGAGTGGTTTCGAGATTTCCCGTCGATCATGAAATTAATTCCAAAATATATCTGTGGCGGGGGAATCCTTGGAATCTCGAGGTAGATGCTGTCGTGAATTCTACAAACGAG AACTTGGATGAAGCACACAGTAGCCCTGGTTTGCATGCTGCAGCAGGACCTGGTCTATCAGAAGAATGTGGAACACTT GGTGGTTGTCGCACAGGAATGGCAAAAGTCACTAATGCTTATGACCTTCCTGCTAG GAAGGTAATGCATACTGTAGGTCCAAAATATGCTGTCAAATACCATACTGCTGCAGAGAATGCTCTGAGTCATTGCTACCGTTCTTGCCTTGAACTTCTCATCGAAAATGGGCTTCAGAG CATTGCTATGGGTTGTATATATACAGAGGGAAAAAACTATCCTCGTGAACCTGCTGCACACGTAGCAATAA GAACTGTGCGTCGTTTGATTGAGAAGCAGAAAGGTAAAATTAAAGCTGTTGTCTTTTGTACAACATCATCAATCGATACTGAGATATACAAAAG GTTGCTTCCTCTGTACTTTCCCCGTGATAAACACGAAGAAGAAGTTGCATTGTCAAAGCTTCCTGCAGATGTTGGAGATGAGAATGGTGAGACTATTATAGATGAGCGGAAAATCAGGATAAACACTTTGCCCAAAAAGAATGTTCTGAAACCTCCCCAAGTTCCCGATGATCCTCCTGTCAGTCATGTAAGGTTGACACAGAG TTACCGTGGTGGAGTTGATAGCGAGGGTCGCCCTGTTATGGTCGTTGTGGGAGCACATTTTCTACTGCGTTGTCTCGACCTTGAGCGATTTGTGCTCTATGTTGTAAAG GAATTTGAGCCATTAATTCAGAGGCCTTACACCATTGTGTACTTCCACTCAGCAGCTTCTTTACAGCC TCGGCCCGACATGGGATGGATGAAGAGATTGCAGCAGATTCTTGGCCGAAAACACCAGCGTAACCTCCAG GCAATATATGTTCTTCACCCGACTTTCGGATTGAAAGCTGCAGTATTTGCCATGCAATTGCTTGTGGATAACGCG GTATGGAACAAGGTTGTGTATATCGATCGACTACTGCAGCTGTTCAAATATGTTCCACGAGAGCAGTTGACCATCCCGGACTTCGTATTTCA GCACGACTTAGAAGTAAATGGAGGGAAGGGCCTAATTGTGgaccctcgaacaaaatacgtATATCATCGACCTTAA
- the LOC111798813 gene encoding probable carbohydrate esterase At4g34215 — protein MAGRGGVEKIQNGKLVWDGKVPLECQSDPSILRLNPERQWEIAHEPLHLGIDISHTPGIGPGIPFAHQFKEKAGQKAGTVGLVPCARGGTLIEQWIKNPSNPSATFYQNFIERIKTSEKEGGVVRALFWYQGESDAAMNDTAQRYKDNLKKFITDIRNDIKPRFLPVIIIKISMYDFFMKHDTHNLPAVRAAEDAVQKELPDIITIDSWELPINLTTFEGFSWDHGHFNTETEIVLGKWLADTYLAHYGHLL, from the coding sequence ATGGCTGGTCGAGGTGGGgtagagaaaattcaaaacgGGAAACTTGTGTGGGATGGAAAGGTCCCATTGGAGTGTCAATCTGACCCATCCATCCTACGGTTGAACCCTGAGCGCCAATGGGAGATAGCACATGAACCTCTCCATTTGGGGATTGACATTAGTCACACTCCAGGGATTGGTCCGGGGATACCGTTTGCTCACCAGTTCAAAGAAAAAGCTGGACAAAAGGCAGGCACCGTGGGTTTAGTTCCTTGTGCTAGAGGTGGCACTTTAATTGAACAATGGATAAAAAACCCTAGCAATCCTAGTGCAACTTTTTaccaaaatttcattgaaCGAATTAAAACATCAGAAAAAGAAGGTGGAGTTGTGCGTGCTTTGTTTTGGTATCAAGGAGAAAGCGATGCGGCTATGAATGACACCGCTCAAAGATACAAAGACAACTTAAAGAAGTTCATCACCGACATCCGCAATGATATAAAACCTAGATTTTTACCGGTCATTATTATTAAGATATCCATGTATGACTTTTTTATGAAGCACGATACTCATAACTTGCCGGCAGTGAGAGCAGCTGAAGATGCAGTCCAAAAGGAGCTTCCAGACATCATTACTATTGACTCTTGGGAGTTGCCTATAAACTTGACCACATTTGAAGGCTTTTCGTGGGATCATGGCCATTTTAACACGGAAACAGAGATTGTTTTAGGTAAATGGTTGGCAGACACATATCTCGCCCACTATGGTCATTTACTTTGA